In Rhodothermus sp., the genomic stretch TGATCACGTCGGGATTGTCGTTGGATGCTGAAGGCCATAGTCGTCCAGGCCGTGTTGCTACAGGCCCCATGGGACGTCGTGTGGCACGTGTAGCGGCGGATCCCTCCGACATTCCTCCGCCAATTTACCGGGACTGGCCCGTTACCCACGACATTACGCTGCGCGTTGAGGAGGTAGTGGCAGAGATTGAGCCTGGCGTGACTTTTAACTTCATGACCTACAATGGGCAGATTCCTGGTCCTTTGATTCGTGTGCGGCAGGGCGACGTGGTTAACCTGACGCTTGAGAACCCCTCCACGAATCGCATGCCGCATAACGTCGACTTTCATGCGGTCTATGGACCTGGCGGTGGGGCTGCACATACGCTGGTGGCGCCCGGTCAGTCGAAGACGATTCGTTTCCGCTGTCTGTATCCGGGGGCTTTCGTGTATCACTGTGCTGTGCCTGATCTGGACTATCACATCTCCAGCGGTATGTTCGGGATGATTCTGGTCGAACCCCCGGAAGGGTTGCCGCCGGTTGATCGGGAGTTTTATCTCGGCCAGCACGAACTCTATACAGACAAGCAACCGGGGGAGCCGGGACATCACAATTTCGATTTTGAGAAGCTTTTCGAGGAGAAGCCCACGTACGTGCTCTTCAATGGAGCCAAGTATGGCCTGACGGCCGATCGCTACGGGGCGATGAAGGCAAAGGTGGGAGAGACGGTACGGATTTTCCTGGCAGTTGGTGGTCCGAACGTGACGAGCAACTTCCATCCGATCGGGAATGTGCTCTCCTACGTCTGGCGGGAGGGCGCTATCCTTAGCAATCCCGAGCGCAGTGCACAGACGGTCGCTGTTCCACCGGGAAGCTGTGGCATCTTTCATCTGCGGCTGCCGGTGCCCGGGCCGGTCAAGCTGGTTGACCATGCGCTTACCCGGGTGGCACGTAAAGGGTTACTGGCCGTGCTGGAGGTAGAGGGGCCTGAGCAGCCGGATATCTACCATCCAAACCCTGCCTGAAAAACAAACCCGAAGAGGAGGGAAAAAATGATGCGTCGTAGTCTGTTGTGGCTGAGCCTGCTTCTGATAGGGTTGCGGGTTCAGGCCGAACCGGTAAAGGAAATCGTGATCGAGCCGGTTGGTGATGAGCTGAA encodes the following:
- the nirK gene encoding copper-containing nitrite reductase, whose amino-acid sequence is MKASSRRDFLKGLGVAAAGGLITSGLSLDAEGHSRPGRVATGPMGRRVARVAADPSDIPPPIYRDWPVTHDITLRVEEVVAEIEPGVTFNFMTYNGQIPGPLIRVRQGDVVNLTLENPSTNRMPHNVDFHAVYGPGGGAAHTLVAPGQSKTIRFRCLYPGAFVYHCAVPDLDYHISSGMFGMILVEPPEGLPPVDREFYLGQHELYTDKQPGEPGHHNFDFEKLFEEKPTYVLFNGAKYGLTADRYGAMKAKVGETVRIFLAVGGPNVTSNFHPIGNVLSYVWREGAILSNPERSAQTVAVPPGSCGIFHLRLPVPGPVKLVDHALTRVARKGLLAVLEVEGPEQPDIYHPNPA